From a region of the Buteo buteo chromosome 7, bButBut1.hap1.1, whole genome shotgun sequence genome:
- the LOC142033282 gene encoding uncharacterized protein LOC142033282: MPRSKPSIVGATKGTESYARRYCYSLRRVSEVPTYGTTPSRGGWGAPCCGSRPAAPRRCCRSGDRRQRAEPAACRGRGRPAGGSCPGRRPGWQRGAAAGGGAAPAAPARLRGEAAALWRAGGAVYRSPDPVRNLRLRPAAALASPASPPARRDAPPLPLSFPAGSAPSGSPRPGPSCRRPRRRSPACAAPSSWAWASAPRPVRGATGEGPPEVTGPSPAAARRPPDEEEEEAEVGWRERLFSQFQVNLYQNESACQTPLDRQYHEEIWKLEKAGGRKNYRIFTYTDHDQFTNLEEHCQKVTDSDHEVPSYLAERMANVRRRRQDHRPVEASSLKSKIITWEPSEEFIKNNHVINAPVQTMYIMGDLGPYGNCTVGTRNTSAVL, encoded by the exons ATGCCCAGGTCTAAGCCCTCTATTGTTGGAGCAACGAAAGGAACAGAGTCCTACGCCCGGAGATACTGCTACTCCCTTCGG AGAGTTTCTGAAGTGCCGACTTACGGCACCACCCCCTCACGCGGAGGCTGGGGGGCTCCGTGCTGCGGCAGCCGCCctgccgccccccgccggtGCTGCCGCAGCGGGGACCGGAGGCAAAGGGCCGAGCCGGCGGCCTGCCGCGGCCGCGGGCGCCCGGCGGGGGGGAGctgccccggccgccgcccgggCTGGCAGCGGGGCGCGGCCGCTGGGGGGGGCGCTgcgcccgccgcgccggccCGTCTCCGTGGTGAGGCGGCGGCGCTGTGGCGAGCGGGGGGCGCCGTGTACCGCTCCCCCGACCCCGTCCGCAACCTGCGCCTCCGGCCAGCGGCCGCCCTCGcctcccccgcctccccgccggCCCGCCGTGACGCTCCCCCCCTCCCGCTCTCCTTCCCCGCAGGGTCCGCGCCCAGCGGGTCGCCTCGGCCGGGCCCCTCCTGCCGgaggccccgccgccgctcgccaGCCTGCGCGGCCCCGAGCTCCTGGGCCTGGGCGTCCGCGCCGCGACCGGTACGTGGGGCGACCGGGGAGGGGCCGCCAGAGGTGACCGGACCCTCTCCCGCAGCTGCCCGGCGGCCCCCGgacgaggaggaagaggaggccgAGGTGGGGTGGCGGGAGCGGCTCTTCAGCCAG TTTCAGGTGAATCTGTACCAAAATGAGTCAGCCTGCCAGACTCCCCTGGACCGGCAGTACCATGAGGAGATCTGGAAACTGGAGAAGGCCGGAGGTCGGAAGAACTATCGCATCTTCACCTACACGGATCATGACCAATTCACCAACCTAGAAGAG CACTGCCAGAAGGTAACTGACTCAGATCATGAGGTACCATCGTATCTGGCAGAGAGGATGGCCAATGTGAGAAGGAGAAGACAAGACCATAGGCCAGT AGAAGCAAGTTCTCTGAAGTCGAAAATCATCACCTGGGAACCCTCAGAAGAATTTATAAAGAACAATCATGTGATTAATGCTCCTGTCCAGACTATGTACATCATGGGGGACTTGGGACCTTACGGGAA CTGTACAGTCGGCACAAGGAATACCTCAGCAGTCTTGTAG